The Oncorhynchus masou masou isolate Uvic2021 chromosome 6, UVic_Omas_1.1, whole genome shotgun sequence genome has a window encoding:
- the LOC135541151 gene encoding PAK4-inhibitor INKA2-like yields MERQLYMSERKNMDTCLRRLKQELVSMKEAGDGLHAQMNSMMGALQELKLLQVQTVLEQLDISGRPIQRAAPPPTADTCGPCPIPSLKPTLGPVHDETHRPPLDWTTGREEQQQQSRVGHRRSLGTSPSSSSLETLETESESQPLPLPRRVSGYTAPQVEYCGPRLSQVFPEQHQQPAHPAQVVDLPGILYSLSREGPSLDSDYSQDSMDDSSDWTSSLMSRSRNRQPLVLGDNVFADLVGNWLDLPELEKEEMIGGVCVGADGADRPDSPAHPLRLSRSQEICRKFSLTTNIFKRFLRSVRPDRDKLLKERPGWMVPECQEAKLFKRPKKVAKQQAKGSFYLPFWAGVGQQQQGKGRPCPQLAEERHSQSQSQSQFSEIYIDRRQEWRQEARVEKMQPLFDYNTAVWV; encoded by the exons ATGGAACGACAGCTTTACATGTCAGAGCGCAAAAATATGGATACTTGCTTGAGACGTCTGAAGCAGGAACTG GTGTCTATGAAGGAGGCAGGAGATGGCCTCCATGCTCAGATGAACTCCATGATGGGGGCTCTTCAGGAACTCAAGCTTCTACAAGTGCAGACAGTGCTGGAGCAACTAGACATCTCAGGGAGGCCAATCCAAAGGGCGGCCCCACCACCAACAGCAGACACATGTGGCCCTTGCCCTATCCCCAGCCTCAAGCCTACCCTCGGCCCTGTCCACGATGAGACTCACAGGCCCCCCTTGGACTGGACAACTGGTCgggaggagcagcagcagcagagccgGGTGGGGCACCGGCGCAGCCTGggcacctctccttcctcctccagccTGGAGACATTGGAGACTGAGAGTGAGagccagcctctccctctcccccgcagAGTGTCAGGATACACTGCCCCACAGGTGGAGTACTGTGGCCCACGTCTTAGCCAAGTGTTTCCAGAGCAGCATCAGCAGCCGGCTCACCCAGCCCAGGTGGTGGATCTGCCTGGCATCCTCTACAGCCTATCCAGGGAAGGCCCCTCGCTGGACAGCGACTACTCCCAGGACAGCATGGACGACTCCAGCGACTGGACCTCCTCGCTCATGAGCCGCAGCCGCAACCGGCAGCCCCTGGTCCTAGGGGACAATGTTTTCGCCGACCTGGTGGGCAACTGGCTGGACTTGCCTGAGCTGGAGAAGGAGGAGATGATTGGGGGTGTTTGTGTGGGGGCAGACGGAGCCGACAGGCCCGACTCCCCGGCCCACCCTCTCCGTCTCAGCCGCTCCCAGGAGATCTGCAGGAAGTTCTCTCTGACCACCAACATCTTCAAGAGGTTCCTGCGCAGTGTGAGGCCCGACAGGGACAAGCTCCTGAAGGAGAGGCCAGGCTGGATGGTCCCCGAGTGCCAGGAGGCCAAACTCTTCAAGAGGCCCAAGAAAGTGGCCAAGCAGCAGGCCAAGGGAAGCTTCTACCTCCCGTTCTGGGCAGGTGTAGGACAGCAGCAGCAGGGTAAGGGCCGGCCATGTCCCCAGCTGGCTGaggagagacacagccagagccagagccagagccagttcTCAGAGATTTACatagacaggagacaagagtggAGACAGGAGGCCAGAGTGGAGAAAATGCAGCCCTTGTTTGACTACAACACGGCTGTGTGGGTCTGA